From the genome of Nicotiana tabacum cultivar K326 chromosome 2, ASM71507v2, whole genome shotgun sequence:
CcccaatgtgactaacaatccattaccgacTCGCAACAACGGGACGgtcattggaatgatttgtgatgataAAGAGTTTTATCCAGCTTTGAAAGCTATCATCGCCATTGTCGATTCAGAGGCAAGACCTAAAGCGGCGGTGAAACAAGCCAGAAATGAGAAGAAAATCACTCTAACTCCTCAAATTACAGAAACAAATACTGGGGCAGCACCTGCTAAGGACGCAATTCTCTATGTTCCTAGGGCCCCAAGGAAAGAACAACTCATGTTGAATACTCCCAAAAGATTTGAGCAGAGGAAAGTCACGCTAAATGTGCCAAAAGGGACTTATGTGGTGCGGGGCcggtaatttcaccaaggctgaatgagcccgtggttattagCCGCGCACCACAAAACCTTATGAGAGACCCCAGTGCAGTCTCCTGGAATTACAGCAAAACAGTGGttacttacaaggggaaagagattATGGGAGAGGTGAACGAAATGAACCAACCTAAGAAGTACCACAACCTAGAAGAGCAAAAGATGTTAAAATTGAGCAAGGATAAACGGTTTTCGCCTAAGAAGCCTATGAATTCTGAGGAAGCAGAAGAgtttttccaaaaaatgaaaactttGGAATATGCAATAATTGACCAGCTCAGGAAGACTCCTTCCCAGGTTTTACTTTTATCTCTTTTTATTAGCTCAAATGAACATCAGAAGGTACTCCTGAAAATATTGAACGAGGCATATGTCCCGGTTGAAACTTTAGTTGAACAACTGAAAAGAATGGCTGAACAATTCTTTGAAGTTAATAGGATTTCCTTCAGCCGTGATGATTTTCCCCAATAGGGAGCcgcccacaacaaagcccttcacTTGACTGTCAAATGCGAAGGTTATTATATGAAGAGAGTCATGCTAGATGGTGGGTCTGGGCTCGATATTTGCCCTCTCTCAACGCTCCAGAGGATGAAAATTGGAACAGAAAGAATCCGACCAAACAATGTATGTGTGCGCGCTCTTGATGGTGTCAAACGAGACACAATAGGGgaaattgatttgattttgaccaTTGGCCCTGTGGATTTCGACGTAACTTTCCAGGTTCTGGACATGGATACTACATATAATTTTCTCCTaggaagaccatggattcacacTGCAGGATCTGTGCCCTCCACTCttcatcaaatggtcaaatttgaacatgaaaaccaAGAAATTGTTGTCCACGAGGAGGATGAACAGTCCATTTACAAGGACCCTTTCAGTCCCATGTCTCGAAGCTAGAGAAGGAAGTGAGCACATTATCTACCAAGCCTTCGAAATTGTGATTGCTGATAAATACGAAGAAGGCGCCCCGTTTCCTCAACCTTGCTTATCTAATTCCTCGGTCATGGTTGCCACTGAAATGATTAAACATAGGTACAAGACCAGAAAGGGGCTCGAGGTATATCTACAAGGCATCATAGAGCCCGTTACGTCAACCGCCAATGAGAAGTTCTTTGGCGTAGGTTTCCGAGCTACAGAGGCTGATAGAAAATGGGCTGATGAGCACAAGAAAAATGGGTGGGTCCTGGCTCAGCCCGTTCCGCATCTCACCAAGTCATttattgatcccaaatatgtagaagaataagaagaagaggCCTTCACGGCTGAAGAGATTGAGGATATTTGTGAAGCCATGAAACGAATGATGTATGAGTCCCACATGGTCCAGCCGAGGGAAGGAACGAGCACTGCTGAGGTGTTATACATGGGGCCAAATTCCAAGCTTCAGAATTGAAAAGCTACCCCATTCCCTGtcaggcgggaatcccggtagtcgagtcttgccatcttttctacattacgagttatttcagggtgtaactcgaatgtttttattttattttcttttgatttcgaTGTAAACCCTTTTATCTttaattcaatgaaatgaaatcaatatttcatcatcaatggatgcttcctttttctttattctaattttactatttttcttatcttttccttttcagttctaataatgcggacttaaataacatgacatgcttgcagacttcatgcccagatcctaaaacgccgtctaactgtgaaataatgaatcaagatccagaatatgatgaagatgaggcttttagggaaataaatcgagaattggaacaatttgagaataatcctaagccaaacttaaatgaaactgagccagttaatttgggtagtCCAGAAGAGGTCcgagaaaccatgataagcatttacgccgatgaaagaactagggatgcattgatccaacttttgtttgaattcaaggATGTGTTTGCATGGttctatgatgatatgccaggtttGAGCGTTGATTTGGTAGTACATAAATTGCCAACTTATCCCAGTTACCCACGTgtacaacaaaagcaaagaaagtttaaaacggAAATCAGTGATttgatcaaagaagaagtcaccaaacaatTAAAAGTTGGTGTGATTCaggtggtccgatacaccacgtggttggctaatgtggtcccagtgctgaagaaagatgggaaaacccgagtgtgtgttgattatcgggatttaaacaaagcaagtcccaaggacaactttccactaCCAAATATTCGTATTCTTGTTGACAActatgccaaacatgagatacagtctttcgtggattgttatgctagGTATCACCAGGTTCTGATGGATGAggatgatgcagaaaagacggctttcaccaCGCCGTGAGGCACTTATTGTTACAAAGTCATGCCATTCGATTTGAAAAAgaccggggcaacttacatgagagccatgactgccatcttCCACGACATAATGCACcgggaaattgaggtgtatgtggatgatgtgatcattaaatccagAATACAAGAAAGCCATGtgcaagatttgagaaagttctttgagcgtctGCGCAGGTatgatttgaaattgaatccagccaaatgtgcattcggagttccatctgggaaacttctGGGGTTTATAGTTAGCCGAAGGGGTATTGAGTTAGATTcgacaaagataaagtctattcgggattttccacctccgagaaccaagaaagaggtcatgagtctgctagggagattgaattacatcagcaggttcattgctcagcttactaccacgtgtgagcccatatttaagttgctgaagaaagatgcagtgatcaaatggacagatgaatgtcaagaggcttttgataagatcaaagaatatttgtcaaaTTCGCCAGTATTGGTTCCAcccgagccaggaagacctttgttcttgtatctgacagtcttggaaaattcctttGATTGTGTCCTGGGGCAACATAATGTGACCGGGAAGAGAGAGAGaaggccatatactacttgagcaagaagtttaccatttatgaagccaagtatactttgttggaaagaacttgttgcgccctaacttgggtcgcccagaagctcagacattatcttttggcctacaccacatatctcataactagaatggatcctctaaagtacatattccagaaaccaatgcccacgggaaggttagcaaaatggcaaatcctgctcactgagttcgacattgtctatgtcacCCGTACAACGATGAAAGCtcaagccttggcggatcatctagctgagaacccggttgatgataaATACCAACCCCTAAGTACTTACTTTCCGGAcgaggaagtaaattcagttgaagtaattccagaagacaccaatgcttggaaaatgttctttgtcggagctgtaaatgcaaaaggtgtcgggattggggAAATTTTGGTTTCACCCACCGGTCAGCACTAACCGGCCACAGCGAGgcttcggttc
Proteins encoded in this window:
- the LOC142167059 gene encoding uncharacterized protein LOC142167059, with translation MGLLQFVPPNRQNPKSPSYRSGTRCAYHSGAEGHDTEDCWTLKRAVENLIEQKRVVLRDEEVPNVTNNPLPTRNNGTVIGMICDDKEFYPALKAIIAIVDSEARPKAAVKQARNEKKITLTPQITETNTGAAPAKDAILYVPRAPRKEQLMLNTPKRFEQRKVTLNVPKGTYVVRGRKTVVTYKGKEIMGEVNEMNQPKKYHNLEEQKMLKLSKDKRFSPKKPMNSEEAEEFFQKMKTLEYAIIDQLRKTPSQVLLLSLFISSNEHQKGAAHNKALHLTVKCEGYYMKRVMLDGGSGLDICPLSTLQRMKIGTERIRPNNVCVRALDGVKRDTIGEIDLILTIGPVDFDVTFQVLDMDTTYNFLLGRPWIHTAGSVPSTLHQMVKFEHENQEIVVHEEDEQSIYKDPFSPMSRS